The DNA segment GACTACTCGACCAAACAAAGTCGTATGGCTTGCTGGTCCACCGTACGTGGACTTGACATCCAGTAACCATGAAGGTCTCTAAAGCATCTTCCTCTCCAAGAAATCAAATGAAAGCGAGGGAAAAACATAGAAAGACCACGTGACCTATACGAATGCTTGAGGAGAAGTAATGATGACGCGTTACCTCTTTCACTTTCCGTGGGAGAGTACCAGCTCGCGAACGAGCCCACAGCCGCGGCAGTTGACGAGCATCCTCACTTCGTCTTCCTCGTGGCAGGGGGAGTCGTCTCCGTTCGCCCTCGAACGCTTCCCCTCCTCGCTCCCGCCCTCCTGCCAGAAACCAAATGACCATAATTCCCTGCTCTGTTCGGTCGTCATAAAAGATCCGATCACAAGCCCTTCACGGGATCTTGAGCACAATCCCTTCGGACGAAAACTCCCAGGAAaaatagaaagaacaaaaaacgAGAGGATCGCTACCACTCATTTGAGATCGCAAGGCGAAGATGATTTGAACGTCAGTGGAAATGTAAAGAGAAATCAAGAACTGCCCCTTGTTTTCCCACAAGGAAAATAGAAAGAATACTACAAATAAAGGATAGCGATCGCCGGTTGGAGATCGTTAGGCGACGATAATTTGGacgatgagaaaaaaattaagggCTACCCTAGTCCAACAGGGGAGTTACCGCCTCATCCGGACCCGAGGAAGAAGTGGCGGAGGGGGACGAATTCGACATCTCCGGTGGAGGGGACAGGGGAGTGGTCGGGTCCGAGGACCGGTAGACAAAGGAGCCGCCCGTCGGTGTCGATGGAGAGGACGGCGAGATCCTAACCGTCGGCTCGAGGTGGGAAGCGAGTCCAGCGGAGACGGGGAAGGAGTGGGAGTGGACGAAAGGGGTAAAAACGGCAGGCGGGAGCGTCAACGAGAGGCTGGCGGCCGGGAATTGTAAGGAGGAGGAAGATGACCCAGAGCGCCGGAGGGCGAGGGCGGAGGGGGATGAGTGGTGAGAATCGGAATCGGAACGTTGGAGGAGGGGGCCGGCGCCAGGGGGAGGGGGAGAAGGTGGGGAGGAAGCTAGGTCGTAGACAAGGAGCTTCTTGCGCGGGCGGGTGGGTGGTTGGAGGCAGCGGCGCTTGCGGTTGCCGCAGCAGGGGCAGGGCTCGGAGAAGGCGACGGCAGAGGGAGCGGAGCCCTCCAACCGGAGCTCCGCGAAAGAGAAGCATCCCACCGCGGCGGATCCAGTCGACGTCTCGGCgacttccatctctctctctcgccacttcctctgcttttgttttcttgaatCGATGCACTGAGATGGAGGGAAATAAAGGCGGAGCAGGTTGCATACACACGAGTAGATCTACGGTCCAGATAGGCTGCCGAAACGATGGAACGGCTGAGATTTCCTCCGACGCCGAGGACTTCTTGAACCCCATGACGAGGTTGTTGTCGACCTTATCGAAAAGGATCGGACGGTGTGGAATTTCCATCTACTTATAATGGCCAATATAGTTTTAATATAGTTTTGCTAGCATTTCACGAGCATTTTATAGAAGACATTTACTTCCAATTTCTCAAATCGACATAAATCACATTGAATTGAAACGATATAGATCAATTAGCGACATCAATTTGGTGAATTCGATGTAGTTGATTTAAAAAAACAGCAGTTCACCAATTGGGGTTCTTATGGTTGCAGATGGAGATACAAGAGAACAGAGTTGTAAAGATACATCGGAGCATTTCCCAGCGACACAAAACCCTAATCCTAAAGCCCAGAAAAAGGAAAAGGGCGATCGGAAACGATCCTCTCGAATCAGACCTCGTCTTCGTGGAGGAGCATGTTGGGGATGCCCTTAGTGATGGGGAACCCGCGGCCGGTCTCGGGGCACACGAGGGCGCCCTCCTCGACGTGGATCTCGAGCAGCGCGTGGTGGAAGCGGCGGAGGAAGTCCTCGGAGTCCAGCATCGCGGCGTCGGCCTCCTCGGGAAGCTCGCAGTAGTCGACGGCGCGGGCGGCGCCCGCAAGGGCCTTCCATTCGATCTTGGGGAAGATGTGGCGGAGAAAGTCGGCGTTGAGCTCCACCTCCTTCTCGACCCACTTCTCGGCCTCCAGGCGGAGGGGGAAGCCGTTGGTGACGCCCTTGATGTTGCAGGAGAGCATGTTGTGTGTCAAAAGCCTCATCTTTGCGCCGCCTCCTTTCGCTCTATCGATCGCACTTTTGGGACCTTGAGATATCGAGAACGTGCCCTAAAGCCTTATAAAAAGAGAGCTCGGATCGGAGCACCGTCGGTACACTCAACCAAATAGCTAACTTGTCATGAAAAATATATCTTCTCATTCCGAActaatatttatttgtttatttcttaaattttggAAATTGTATAATATGAACTTATtaaaagcaatatatatatatatatatatatatatatatatacgagatatatatatacttatttgaTAAATAAATGAAGCAAGTGAAGTATGGGGAAGCTCTATTTCCGAGTACCGCCCATAATTTGAAGTACAAGAGAATTATGGATAGTATTTAGCCCTCATAATCTACCCCTTGAGCATTAGCGTATCGTCGATTATTATTGATTCATAAAAATGTGCATGGATGCTATAGTTATAATATAACAATTAAGACTAAGTATAAATTAttctttataattaattatgatgatctttatactttaaaaaattatattaagattcttTTACAtaagaaagtaaaatatttaattctattTCTCTTCATGTCACCAACTCTATTGATAGAAAATTTGACACATGTTGTCATAcgtagaaaaataatattttaaaaagagataaaaatataattttataattactaTTCTCATCGCCCTCCCCTCTATCTTCGCTATTTTGCTATGTTTCTTTTCACTCTCACACCTTTCCTTAGTCCTCTTATCGAGACTACCTCCATCACGCACCATCACCTCTTGGCCTTAACAGACAATGGAGATCTCCTGACAACTTCAAGTTCAATGTCGAGATCGGTGTCATCATCGCCAATCCTCGCCTCCATTGGCCTATGCCATTTTGAGAGCAAGGAATGAAACTATGTACTCCAACTCCCACAACTTCATTGGTAACTAGGTCGACCCTCACGTGTGCAACTATCATAGTGTCTCTACATCGCGATGTACCTTAACAACATCAAAATATCACCAGGTACCTCCCTGCAGAGCTCGGCCTCTTGATTGTAAGACTCCGATCACTTTCGCGACACCATCTTCGATCACCGCCCTCCTCCACATCAACTCCAATTGCTTTTGCGGTATCATCCCCTAAAACATCTTTCGTCTCAAACTCCTCCACAAGCTCGATGTTAGTAATAACCACTTCATCGACCCATTCTTAGATGTTGCCCTTCGCTTGTCGTCGTATAAGTACCTCAACCTTTGATTCAATGACTTTGAGGGAGCACTATCGTTGGTGCTCTTCAACAAGGAGCTCAACCTCATatctaaaatgataattattttagCTCCCAATGACTAACAATTTTAGCAACTTCAAAGCTTTCATCATCATCAACCCGAACTATAAGATCCATTGCTACATTTCAAGTAGTATCGGCAAGATGGTAAGCACCCTCAACTAGCTCGTTTTGATAATAAGTTTTCGAGATTTAATAGAAGTTTTTTTCTTCAAGTAGATTGATCGGGAGGATAGCGAAGCCGATGAACGATAGCAAAGTGTGTCATTTTCTACATGTGACAGCATGTGTAGTATCTTCCGTCGATAAAATCGATGGCGCAAGGAGAaagattattaaatattttatttttataagtataaggatcccaatgtaattttttaaatgtaAGGATCGTGATGTTAAATATTACTAACTACatggaataatatataattagtcttaaCAGTTCATGATTAGTTGAAAGTTATCGATTGATATATCAAATGAGCATCTAGTGTCATCGAATAAGTGTGACGTAGTTatgattaattaaaattatatcaaTCCTAAAATTGAATTAAAATCAAGCCAAGTCGGAGAAATTCGAACCGCCAACTACTCAAATTATGAAAAATACACCACTCTTAGATATCAACAGAAATTTCTACGTGCTATTGGTCCCTCTCAAAGCCGTTTCCTGTTTTGAGGAGACGGCTGAGCAACACTAAGTTTCGTTGGCACACACGTGCCCGGTGACGTGGGGCAAACCCTTCACGAAGCAATTCCTTCGTACCTTTTCGGTAACTCCGGTTTCGATAGCCTTCATTTTCTGTCACCGTGGTTTGGACCCCACCTGCCTCTGACCAATCAACGACAGGTGCATCGAACACAGTTAGTGAACACGTAAATAAGATATCGCTCTCGGAAAAGAAAGCTATCGTAAACGGCTTGAAGTTATATATATTTACACACACCGAACAACGCACCGCCATTGACACGTGGGCATCCTCAGCGGGACCCGCGTGGGTCATCGATTCGGGGTAAAGCCGGGTAACTCGTTGGTCGTCTCATATCAAATACACCAGAGAAAACCTTCTCAACGCCGTCTTCCGATCCGTCGCGCTCCGCCATCATCAACAACGGACCGATCCGAAATAAATAGAACGaagagggaaagaaaggaaaCTACAGAAAGAGCCGGCGAGGAAACCCTAGTGGGGACGTTTACGATCGAGGCACGAATTCCTTCCCGTTTCAGTCGATAGAGCCTCTCCATCGGTGGGGGCGAAACCTCGGAACCGACGGCTGAGGGAGCGATAGGGGGAACGCGACAGGGTTCGGGTTGCGGCGCTTGGATTGCTGCTGGGCGGTGAGCACGAACGGTGGATGGTGATGGGCGCCACGGGGTCTAAGTTGGAGAAGGCCCTCGGCGAGCAATTTCCCGAAGGCGAGCGCTACTTTGGTCTCGAGAACTTCGGCAATACCTGCTATTGCAACAGCGTCTTGCAGGTTCCCTTTGTTTTTATGTTTTCCCTCTTCGTCGTCGTAAAGAAACACGAAACCGCTCCTCAAATTTGACCCTTTCCTATTGTGTCAATTTCTCTTTCGTATGATAGGATCACATCTGATTTCTGCATCCTATGGGAAAAAGTAGGAAGCAATTTTATAACGTTTGCTACTTAACGGAGAGCGTGCTGATTCAAATGTCCTTTTCCTTGAAATgtgatctttctagtaattttgcaaTATGTTTTACGCTCTCAACATGAGGGAACCCGGATACACACCAGATCTTAGACGTGAACCACTGAAAAGAAAACTAGTGTTGTAAGTCTTAATATTGTGTTCGCTCTCACCAACTACTGACTTCAAGATCTTATCATGTTAACTTATAGAAAACGTAACAGTATGTCAGAATCCTTTATAACTCAAGTCATTGTCTATCGATCTTGAACTAAATCTAAAGTAAAATTTTCAGTCAAGAAACTTTATCTGCCTTCATCCTATTGTTTAAACTGGTGTTTGAAGCCAATATTGTCTCTTCTTCGAGGCCATAAGATGTAACATGTGGCGCTTGCATTTATCCACAACGCAAAGCCTCCCCTTCTCTGAAATTCTTGTTTTTTGATTTTTCTGTTAGGTTTGTTTTCTTAATGAATTTTATCAAATGCTTTTGATTTCTTGCAAATAAAAGTGGAAATATTTGTAACTATAAAGAAAGATATGAAGTTGAGATCTGGTAGAATTAACGATTCTAAAATGATCAAATATCGAACAATTAATTTAAGAAGAAAAGCTACAAATGAGGATCCATCATCCATGCAGAGTCCATCTGATAAAAGTCATCCTTTGTTGCAATGCTTGAGATCTTTTTAGTGTTATGAAGGTTTTTGCGGTTATATTGTTCAGCTTCACTTAAATTGTGCAATTTGGAACTAATCTTAAAGATACAAAGGCTTCCATTAGATGTAGTGATAAAGCTTTATGATTGTTTGGAGACATGCTCAGTTGTTTCACTATCACAGAAACTAAGGGCATGTATTCAAATTAGTTAAATTTGAGATGATTAAAGGTTTTGGTCTAGTCAAGTATGGGGTTGAATTAAATAATCCTAGTTCGTGTAACATAGGTTCGACATGATAGTTTTTATCATTTGACAAGTTTTATTTTTCTTGGGAAACTATCCTTTTTTTTTGTCTGTCTTTATCTTTATTCTATCTTTGTTACCTTTTCTACTGTAGCAACAAACATTGTTGTTGAAAGCGTTAGATGCCAAAAGGCTCCCAAAATGCCTGAGGCTCTAGGCACTTGTTCGAATGAAGCAAGACGCTcccgaatattataatttaaaaaatatatatcatgattaatataaataaactaaaactaaaataACACATCAAAGAGGGAAAAATACTATCGGTGATTGTTTGAGTTGGCTAAAATCCTTGAAGCTTTCTTACAGCTCCGTAAAGGGGTCAATCTAGATGAATAGCCTAGTGAGAACCCACTTCCACCAGCCAACTTGACCTAGttcttttttttctattgattcgATCCTATAAGCAATAGAAGGGATGGCAGTAGAGCATAGTCAATGAACCTGCGGGAAGCAAAAGCAGCAATAAACTGATACATGGGTCACATAAGGTGGGGAAGAGGGAGCTCGCCCTGCCTAACGCTTGGGCCCAGACAAGCCT comes from the Musa acuminata AAA Group cultivar baxijiao chromosome BXJ1-10, Cavendish_Baxijiao_AAA, whole genome shotgun sequence genome and includes:
- the LOC135595914 gene encoding multifunctional methyltransferase subunit TRM112 homolog A-like, whose protein sequence is MRLLTHNMLSCNIKGVTNGFPLRLEAEKWVEKEVELNADFLRHIFPKIEWKALAGAARAVDYCELPEEADAAMLDSEDFLRRFHHALLEIHVEEGALVCPETGRGFPITKGIPNMLLHEDEV